A genomic stretch from Mesoplodon densirostris isolate mMesDen1 chromosome 3, mMesDen1 primary haplotype, whole genome shotgun sequence includes:
- the LSM4 gene encoding U6 snRNA-associated Sm-like protein LSm4 — translation MLPLSLLKTAQNHPMLVELKNGETYNGHLVSCDNWMNINLREVICTSRDGDKFWRMPECYIRGSTIKYLRIPDEIIDMVKEEVVAKGRGRGGLQQQKQQKGRGMGGTGRGVFGGRGRGGIPGTGRGQPEKKPGRQAGKQ, via the exons ATG CTTCCTTTGTCACTGCTGAAAACGGCTCAGAATCACCCAATG TTGGTGGAGCTCAAAAACGGGGAGACATACAATGGGCACCTGGTGAGCTGCGACAACTGGATGAACATCAACTTGCGTGAGGTGATCTGCACGTCCAGG GACGGGGACAAATTCTGGCGGATGCCCGAGTGCTACATCCGCGGCAGCACCATCAAGTACCTGCGCATCCCTGATGAGATCATCGACATGGTCAAGGAGGAGGTGGTGGCCAAGGGCCGCGGCCGCGGTGGCCtgcagcagcagaagcagcagaagGGCCGCGGAATGGGGGGTACCGGGCGAG GTGTGTTTGGTGGCCGGGGCCGAGGTGGAATCCCAGGCACCGGCAGAGGTCAACCAGAAAAGAAGCCAGGCAGACAGGCGGGCAAACAGTGA